In a single window of the Polyangia bacterium genome:
- a CDS encoding alpha/beta family hydrolase: MELRERQISVTIGYDLILQGDLALPADALAVVLFAHGSGSGRFSPRNRYVASALQQAGLATVLVDLLTLEEEEQERFTRHLRFDIGLLAGRLAAVTRWLRNDAETQPLPIGYFGASTGAAAALVAAARLPDQVSAVVSRGGRPDLAGEALVSVRAPTLLIVGGADREVISLNRAAFQELRAEKKIEIVPGATHLFEEAGTLERVAALAREWFVDHLAPPRPTEMAQAVL; encoded by the coding sequence ATGGAACTGCGAGAGCGGCAAATCTCCGTGACGATTGGGTACGACCTGATCCTTCAAGGCGACCTCGCGCTACCGGCCGACGCACTCGCCGTCGTCCTCTTTGCCCACGGCAGTGGCAGTGGTCGCTTCAGTCCTCGGAATCGCTACGTTGCCAGCGCGCTCCAGCAGGCCGGCCTCGCGACTGTTCTCGTCGACTTGCTCACGCTCGAAGAGGAGGAGCAGGAGAGGTTCACGCGCCATCTCCGGTTCGACATCGGGCTACTCGCTGGGCGGCTCGCCGCCGTCACGCGCTGGCTGAGGAACGACGCGGAGACGCAGCCCTTGCCCATCGGCTACTTCGGCGCCAGCACCGGTGCGGCGGCCGCGCTGGTCGCTGCCGCGCGACTGCCGGACCAGGTCAGCGCGGTCGTGTCACGTGGTGGCAGGCCCGATCTCGCGGGCGAGGCCTTGGTGTCTGTTCGCGCGCCCACGCTGCTCATCGTAGGCGGCGCCGACCGCGAAGTGATCAGCTTGAACCGGGCGGCCTTTCAAGAGCTTCGAGCGGAGAAGAAGATCGAGATCGTGCCCGGCGCAACACACCTCTTCGAGGAAGCGGGCACACTCGAGCGAGTAGCGGCCCTCGCGCGGGAGTGGTTCGTCGATCACCTCGCGCCTCCCCGGCCGACGGAGATGGCCCAGGCGGTGTTGTGA